A stretch of Cucumis sativus cultivar 9930 chromosome 2, Cucumber_9930_V3, whole genome shotgun sequence DNA encodes these proteins:
- the LOC101222842 gene encoding TPR repeat-containing protein ZIP4 — MRIAEIPSPSQSQSQSQSQSQSQSQQQQSNSQFRFHLFNPILLQIETLIKKAELFSSVSAADHPLSPAIPDDLRHSLTHLAQFTPFPNSTKLHIWKLSYRLWNACVDLSNTSAARRSSTDHANLRHVASDLLYLAGDVTGVPSPAVKFASFYYKTGLIWHGLKNFELASSCFERASDIVSKIDLTSVVDSDAKKLLLDLNIARARTAWQVSDKNLAMVLLSRAKGLMFGSPEHYKALGDEYLSFGKIELSKGETQAFREALKLMNEAFDLFEKGLRVARGREDMVEFKALRSKTLRFISAVHLQVEEFESVIKCVRILRDGDCGDNHPSLPVLALKAWLGLGRHGEAEKELRGMIENKGIPESAWVSAVETYFEAVGGAGAETAMGVFMGLLGRCHVSAGAAVRVAYKVVGHGGEVSEVRARVAAKLVSDERVLTLFRGETTAKQRKAMHTLLWNCAADHFRSKGYVISAEMFEKSMLYIPYDIENRNLRAKGFRVLCLCYLGLSQLDRAQEYVNEAEKLEPSIACAFLKFKISLLKNDNTTAINQIQSMMSCLDFTPDFLSLSAHEAVACRAFPVAVASLNSLLDFYSTGKSMPAREVVVFRTLVTILTQESNDDSEILRVLKRACDRAVELGPGCFFGEAEVGKREQKWFSVACWNFGTKMGRERKFELCSEFMHLASKFYAALADEEQVEEHNVLVFRSLTLTVAATIASEEQTKTTLTNAKIKQAKELLDRAGKIMKLSSTENQVNNEEIHRQEAENFFIYTVTAYDIHGRLNDTVSQQQLVKSFASSKVCNSKYLLQIGLYALQGPRFNQEVANFALKECLSAQLSSPSPDYQTVALVFRKLVGITSINKGEGDDEAVYEMYQRAYRIMVGLKEGEYPLEEGKWLAMTAWNRASVPVRMGQCEMAKKWMDLGMEIARHVGGMETYSSCMEEFVNGFQNKFSMQTE; from the exons ATGAGGATCGCAGAAATCCCTTCACCTTCTCAATCTCAATCTCAATCCCAATCCCAATCCCAATCCCAATCCCAACAACAACAATCGAATTCACAATTTCGATTCCATCTCTTCAATCCCATTCTTCTCCAAATCGAAACCTTAATCAAGAAGGCTGAGCTCTTCTCCTCCGTTTCCGCCGCCGACCACCCTCTCTCTCCCGCCATTCCCGACGACCTCCGTCATTCCCTCACTCATCTTGCTCAATTCACTCCCTTCCCCAATTCCACCAAACTCCATATCTGGAAGCTCAGTTACCGTCTCTGGAACGCTTGTGTCGACCTCTCTAATACCTCCGCCGCCCGCCGATCCTCTACTGACCATGCTAATCTCCGCCACGTCGCCTCCGACCTCCTCTATCTTGCCGGCGATGTCACTGGAGTTCCTTCTCCTGCTGTCAAGTTTGCTTCCTTCTACTACAAGACCGGATTGATATGGCACGGTTTGAAGAATTTCGAACTCGCCTCTAGTTGCTTCGAGAGGGCTTCGGATATCGTCTCCAAGATAGATCTAACTTCAGTCGTCGATTCCGACGCTAAGAAGCTTCTGTTGGATCTCAACATCGCTAGGGCTCGAACGGCCTGGCAGGTCTCTGACAAGAATCTCGCAATGGTGCTCCTTAGTCGAGCGAAAGGTTTGATGTTCGGTTCTCCTGAGCACTACAAAGCGCTGGGAGACGAGTACTTGTCGTTTGGGAAGATCGAGTTATCAAAGGGGGAAACTCAAGCGTTCCGCGAGGCTTTGAAGCTGATGAATGAAGCTTTTGATCTATTTGAGAAAGGTTTGCGTGTAGCAAGAGGTAGAGAGGATATGGTTGAGTTTAAAGCCCTAAGATCCAAGACATTGAGGTTCATTTCAGCTGTTCATTTGCAGGTTGAAGAGTTCGAGAGTGTAATTAAGTGTGTGAGGATTTTGAGAGATGGAGATTGTGGGGATAATCATCCAAGCCTGCCGGTTTTGGCTCTGAAAGCTTGGTTGGGGCTAGGGAGACATGGGGAAGCGGAGAAGGAGCTGCGAGGGATGATTGAGAACAAGGGAATACCGGAAAGCGCTTGGGTTTCGGCTGTGGAGACTTACTTTGAGGCGGTGGGAGGAGCTGGAGCAGAGACCGCCATGGGAGTGTTCATGGGGCTGTTGGGGCGTTGCCATGTGAGTGCAGGGGCGGCGGTGCGAGTGGCTTACAAGGTTGTTGGTCATGGGGGTGAGGTTTCGGAAGTGAGGGCCAGAGTTGCGGCGAAGCTGGTATCAGATGAGAGGGTGTTGACACTTTTTCGTGGAGAGACTACTGCAAAGCAGAGAAAAGCCATGCACACCCTGCTTTGGAATTG tGCCGCAGATCATTTTCGGTCAAAAGGTTACGTGATTAGTGCTGAGatgtttgaaaaatcaatgCTTTACATTCCATACGACATTGAAAATAGAAATCTTCGGGCCAAAGGCTTTAGAGTTCTATGTCTTTGCTATCTTGGTCTCTCTCAGCTTGATCGAGCTCAGGAATACGTCAATGAGGCTGAAAAG CTAGAACCCAGCATAGCTTGTGCTTTCCTGAAG TTCAAAATCTCTCTTCTAAAGAATGACAATACAACAGCCATTAATCAGATCCAATCCATGATGTCCTGCCTTGATTTTACGCCAGACTTTCTCTCACTCTCTGCTCATGAAGCTGTTGCTTGCCGTGCTTTTCCCGTTGCAGTTGCCTCTCTTAATAGcttattagatttttattcCACAGGAAAATCTATGCCAGCAAGAGAAGTGGTTGTATTTCGCACCCTAGTTACCATCCTCACTCAAGAATCCAACGATGACTCAGAAATCCTTAGAGTTCTGAAACGCGCTTGTGACAGGGCAGTTGAACTTGGGCCTGGTTGCTTCTTTGGGGAAGCAGAAGTAGGGAAGCGGGAACAAAAGTGGTTTTCTGTGGCTTGTTGGAACTTTGGGACAAAAATGGGGAGGGAGAGGAAGTTTGAATTATGCTCAGAATTTATGCATTTGGCTTCGAAATTTTACGCTGCTTTGGCTGATGAAGAGCAAGTCGAAGAACACAATGTCTTAGTTTTTAGATCACTAACTTTAACTGTAGCTGCTACGATAGCTTCTGAAGAACAGACAAAGACCACATTGACAAACGCAAAAATCAAACAAGCCAAGGAATTGTTAGATAGAGCTGGTAAG ATTATGAAGTTAAGTTCCACAGAGAACCAAGTCAACAACGAAGAGATTCATCGTCAAGAAGCAGAGAACTTCTTCATCTACACAGTCACTGCCTATGATATACATGGAAGGCTAAACGATACAGTGTCACAACAACAGCTGGTGAAAAGTTTTGCGAGCTCAAAGGTCTGCAATTCTAAATATCTTCTTCAGATTGGCCTATACGCTTTGCAGGGTCCCCGATTCAATCAAGAAGTTGCCAACTTCGCACTCAAAGAGTGTCTATCAGCGCAACTCTCTTCCCCATCTCCGGACTATCAAACCGTTGCGCTTGTTTTCCGGAAACTTGTTGGCATAACAAGCATTAACAAGGGCGAGGGAGATGATGAGGCTGTGTATGAAATGTACCAACGAGCTTATAGGATAATGGTGGGGTTGAAGGAAGGTGAGTATCCATTGGAAGAGGGGAAATGGCTTGCCATGACAGCATGGAACCGAGCATCTGTGCCTGTGAGGATGGGACAGTGTGAAATGGCAAAGAAATGGATGGATTTGGGGATGGAAATAGCGAGGCATGTTGGAGGAATGGAAACTTACAGCTCATGCATGGAGGAGTTCGTTAATGGCTTCCAGAACAAATTCTCTATGCAGACAGAATGA
- the LOC101210806 gene encoding monothiol glutaredoxin-S7, chloroplastic, protein MSSVGTFQLLLPAFPSSSSSSFTNKALSLRPLPFPTSPLQRHAHHLNHSLQHLHPISKSGRNFRSFRCLSGLSPELKTTIDKVITSEKVVLFMKGSKDFPQCGFSHTVVQILKSLNVHFETINILENELLRQGLKEYSSWPTFPQLYIDGEFFGGCDITVEAYKSGELQEVLEKAMCS, encoded by the exons atgtcGTCTGTTGGCACATTTCAACTACTACTACCTgcatttccttcttcctcctcctcttcttttACCAATAAAGCCCTTTCTCTTCGTCCTCTCCCCTTCCCCACTTCGCCTCTACAGCGCCACGCCCACCACCTTAATCACAGTTTGCAACATCTCCATCCCATTTCAAAATCTGGACGGAATTTCAGATCCTTCCGCTGCCTCTCGG GATTGTCTCCCGAGCTAAAAACAACAATCGACAAAGTCATTACATCGGAGAAAGTAGTTCTGTTTATGAAGGGATCTAAAGACTTCCCACAATGTGGATTTTCCCACACTGTAGTGCAAATATTGAAGTCTTTAAATGTGCACTTCGAGACTATAAACATTCTAGAGAACGAACTATTGAGACAAGGACTGAAGGAGTATTCAAGCTGGCCAACCTTTCCTCAGCTGTATATTGATGGAGAGTTCTTTGGTGGTTGTGACATAACAGTTG